The following nucleotide sequence is from Aedes aegypti strain LVP_AGWG chromosome 3, AaegL5.0 Primary Assembly, whole genome shotgun sequence.
ttgttttaatttaaaattgcgAGTTGCAATGTCAACATGGCTGTCAAAACAATTGACGAGCTACATAGCCTTAGTTGATGAAGAATTTTTTTGTAGAGTAATGCGGTGCAAAAGTTCGTATCTAACATTCTGCAGAAGACACCAACACTCAAGTGGACAattttgtcctttgaaggaagcaccacactaccCAAGTAATCAAACAGAACTTTAATTCGTcctgcgtgctaatatagtgctattattAAGCCGATAAGCTATATATAAACCCTATAAGCCCTAAAAAGCGAATTAACGTGCTAGCATGCAACCTCTAGGGGTACAGTCGAAATACTTTCCTGAAGAAAAGTTTTCCGAACTGAAGAGGAAaccgaacccacactccttgataCGATGTGGGTAAATATTCGGTAACACtaaacaatagaaatataagtagtagaacgctagtagcgctgttgtcacaaaactgattttaattattcttacctttaattatgggttttcattgtttgttcaatgccttGTCGTTGTTTATGTTATTATAagtaatttgacactttgatgcccggtactcaggctgtcagtttgtggcaaactagatgttggtaacacgaacagcagcgacattagcattcttaggttaatgcttctactcacTAAACCCACGGGCAGGAAgccaaatttctttaaattgtattcaaagtatttggggccttccttagtcgagtggttagagtccgcggctacaaagcaaagccatgctgaaggtgtctgggtttgaatcccgggcggtccaggatcttttcgtaaaggaaatttccttgaatttcctgggcatatagtataatcgtacctgccacacgatatacgaatgcgaaaatggtaactttggcaaagaaagctctcagttaataaatgtggaagtgctcataagaacactaagctgagaagcaggctctgtcccagtgaggacgtaatgccatgaaGATGATAAAAGTATTTCAGCTCTTGGGCAAGTTATATCTTAACATACTACGTTCAAAACATAGtactagttttttttaaagttacATTTGTATTACAAGAAATATAACATCTAGTATTGCACGTCAAATGCCCTATAGTGGGGGCTCGCATTGTACGGGGCAGAAGTTCGTACTGATCAAACGACAAGGTTATGACATGAAAATTGTTTGCGATTGCTCTTTTTAGACTCATTCACTGCCTGTTTCTCGGCCCCTTAAAAAGATGAGTTCAAATTCCATGCCATAATGTTTTATCTCTTACTTTTATGCATTCAATCCACTTCCCGGAATTATTATACGTTAATATGTCAAATTGATGTAGTTGAAGGTATTTTGATTGTTAAAGTCAAAGTCAAGGTAACAACAAAAGCGTTTCCTACTCAAAGTACTGAAATTGTTACGTCGATTCAAATGCACCATACAATTATTCAATCATAacatacaaattaaaaaatatactaAAATGTCTTTGGTTTTCCAAACTTATATGTACTATCTAATATTCTTAATGAACATATAATCAATCTTCAGTGTAAGTGTTTTATATATAATATTATATATAATATTATATATAATATAAGAACAGAACGGCTCAAAGCAGTACTTGATTTATAACTTCGTAGTACTTTGATGAAATTGTAATTAGATGTCAAACCCTGaaagagactcgcgaagaggaaaaatatcaacgtcatatgcagcccagattccgctgtcacgaaacgtcaaatgcaccccccccgtttttatggctgaaaaagtgaaaagtattgtatttaaaaacctcagtcggtggAGGAGTTTTTCGAAGtttctgataaatctaaacacaagattagttatttctaatgcctgctacgtttgctggcatgaaatttcacttaaaaggctatttatgattcgatgtgatgccaacggaatcattttttgctgagatgttcatgtgagagtttgaacggcttgcgcatggaACACAAAGTCGAATAAGAAAATAACTCAGCAATCAcaaaaaagaagaccgtcttcgcgagtctcgtctcaggtcaaACCCACCCAAATAACACAACATATCTCTTGTAAATCACAATGACTCCAATATGACTAGTGAAAATGTTCTGTTCATACTTATATAAGACTGGAAAAAGCGCAGACGGAGGAGCTTGTGCAACATATAGCTGTTGTAAATATTacacactgaaaataatccacacgttcgatccacattcttttcaacgtggatctgtcgtgtcGAATTGCAAAGTGAAATGACGTGTAAAACTTGTGATTCTGTGAAGGATTGACTTTGGTTCGATAGCAAAGTCTTTTACACATGATTTGAACGTGTTTTACAATGGCGATATCcatcactagtagaactagtttgCCTATCATGACAAGGACTCACATTTTCCATCTACGCGTAACATGTTAAATGacatgttatttttggagaaaccggGTGCCCGTAATGGGTGCCTGGAATCAGAAAATCAAGCAATCACTAATAAATCCTATTGCAAAGTTTTcgataatttgtaaattaacgtgttttacattttaatttcgattgccgatagcgactggttttacaccatcgatcgatgtgttttacaattagtgaaaattcacgtgtgaaacacattgatccAGCTTGTAGAATATTTTCAGTGCATGAGTTTAGgtatcgtaaaacggggtaattttgataatgcgggtaacattgataatgcgTTACCCATCACATACTAAaccaaatatcataatttctgctAATCAGTTAagtaaaacgaatgcaaaactaaagtatactagtatgacacttcatgtaagagctgttttcatttaaattgagaccatttgaggctttatatacgaattttaaaaattgaaacgtttttagcattttcgaaacgcttacaaacaatctgttctacgatcactatttgatgtagtttcgaatagttggtcactaatctttgacagcctagttatcatagaacttgaatatggtctcaaatctcttagcgaatactattttcacaaactgggaccatttttgtaatctaagtcagaaattcccatataacgttaaacgcctagaggtatgtaatgccctataaatgttacgtaattcattcaattttgttcgattatcaaagttaccttaAAACAGAAAGCCGAcattcgattatatgaaaaattatatatccatacaaaataaatctttcggcaatctatcaactggaatcggtAGCtgggatgccagtacttgttttaaaaatataaactataattctttgaaacagcatgcataaatatacaagttttcttcgaaaaatctattaaagttaccccgttttacggtatacatAAATATGTATTATATTTTGTTCAACAAAACATAAGtgcaaaacaaatgcatagatAGGTTCGTATTGCAGATGTAAGTATTGCAATGTCAGCAATTAAAAATGTGCTGGTTCAAACATGGACAAGCTTTATTGTAGGATTTTAACTGAAGTTAATTATTATTTAACTGTAAATTTATGTGCGaatcaaaattgatgatgaaaaaCGCTATTTTGCTCTGAGAAAACCAGTTCGCCTTTATTAATCGTTCAATTCACGTTGTGTGACATCAAACCAGGTGAATATGTGAGAGTAAAGATCATTAGATTTGCCAAATAAATTCATTATTTAGatttctaataaaattttataatattatttttactgttttcaaatcttGAGATCAAAAATCTGatgatgattcaaatatatatatttacaacataaaaaaaaaacaatatggtGCCTTAAAAACACTGCATGGCGAATAATTTGGGATAAGACAATGAATTGTCATTGTCTTCTAGGGTATCTAGTGTGTTTAAGGCTatgtagcccgtcattcgttttagcaacaatgatgacttttcagcttgcatttcaaagtgataaaactcagttttGATAGTTTATAATGACTTGAAAATATaacactgtacgcgctaacatgcataaagtatggtgattctttttcagctgtgtcagtgcaaaaccaactgattttctttgattcgaaattgtgagatgaattagtaacaatcatcaacaccgcgtacaaatttcaatgacggcctacttcgccttaataaatatttttgcaatttctcatcgtaataagctgtttttcatcaggccaatctgtcatgaaacggcctactttcttgCTCTGaagtacacacttagattaaattactggggtcggtcaaattttactgggttttggaactaccgaaaaagtcagtaaactagaaaaatgtcagaaatcggaaaacagagatttttcactgaaattttgcagagagctttctttttatatcacatatcgataaaaaaaaacatggtgaaatttgcttttcaattacgtgTGGCGACAGTAtatattatttctgataccctcaagtggtcttctacgaaattgcaaaaaattgttgtacccaactcgttgcagaactggatttttacagcactcgtcgtaattatcccaCTTGgaaagcctcgtaggataaatttacgactcattctgtaaaaaaaaaatcattctgcaacttgttgcgtaaactactatttccacATTATTACACAAGCAAGATGATCCGCTGGGCTATGGGAACATAAAAAGGCAATAAAAGCAATATTTATCATTATCCCGGTATGACATTCACTCGAAGAAAATGAGGATTGCGAAGATACAATTTTAAGTAGAATTTGTTTGTTAGATATAATCCCACTAAAAatcatgggcgtaaatagccatcagacttgaggggggGCACGGCCCTTtctcatgagagataaaaatcgTGAAAGATTTAGATAACTTTACAATGTTTGTTTCGATTATATTTGTGAATCAATTATCCAGGTTTTTAAAACCACTAATGACTTATCGTTTGATCCCCACCAGAAAGCGAgtctgtttgcggcagccattagcgctcgtaaaaagctggattgaaCGGACCCAAACTAAACGTCAAATCGTTTAATCCCTACtagaaagcgagcctgtttgcggcagccattagcgctcgtaaaaagctggatagtggCGCACTTTCATACCGAGCCTAAACCTAAAAATCACCCAAAATCGATTGATCAACTTTCTTTGATACCAAATGTCAGTTTTatggaatatttaaaaattctattctattcgtatttaaaaatcttttttttttgttttatattgccaagatgacgtATTCAACTCAATCACATATATCTGGAATGAAATACAAAGATTTAAAAGCAGACTCTAATCACGAAACAAATTTACCTTTCCAATTCGATTTGAACTCGAATTTAAGCAGAGTTATAAAGCAAGATATAGTTTTAAATGTATCTGTTCAATTGAGGTTCAAAATCAATATGAAAATCTAACCTCTTAAAGCCAAAAAGGCAAAAAAAACAAGCCTTTGAAGGAAAAAACGCTTgctaatttgaatttttgttgctCTGTAGCGAGCGATTCTTTTCTCTAAACCtctcgaaaccaaaatttgaacatagGATTAAATTATACCTTTGACctaaaatacaaatttttacaTCAGATAGCAACAAGtagtcaaaaaaatttccaacttttaaacaatttttatgatatttgtagtgaaagtatcttacttgaatagcattaaAATCACTATGGTATTTATAtgctttgatttgaattgagccccctggcccctccctatttacgccaatgctaaaaatatgttttttgctTGCGAGGTGACATACATATAACAAGAGACTtattgtttcattatttttgacattattgGTTTTGACAATTCAAATGCTTTTAAAGgcggatttaaaaaaatcttatatcATTATAATTCTGAACTTTTTTTGACAATTCAAATGCTTTTAAaggcgtatttaaaaaaatcttatataattataattttgaactgatccgacgtgtttgtgtgtatgaaAGGCACAGGATATTCACCAGGAAAGTAAGAAAACAACGGGAATGAACGGAACTGCCATTTCGTATAGGACGTTCCATGactttttcagcagcctacttgatggcaagacgaagtttgccgggaccactagttcttTATAAGTATccttccaaacattacattcatttcttttatctaggtgttctgtgttagaaaacaatTTCATCCTAATATGATAGAACTAATCAAGCATTTAtgacattttgttaaaaaaagagcaccgatctctctatcgcaaaGGGGGTCGATTTGACaagatacgaccacgtcgaaagccggacacatactaaccatctcattgagccaacgttggctttatgagtagtgtggtacaaacaaggcaacagtgcgacgctaaaaataaaatctctcacagTTGTTCGTAGACACGCTTAAGAGAGTCGAATAGGGCATctaagagagccgaaggagatgtagagttgtgaaggagaaagTGAGATCGTGACGGATTTTCggtttaatttaatgaacactagattgaaaatcactccgttactaggaaaataataaacaaacaaataataaacttcatttcgagtttccaaattgttctgaatcgctGAAATCTGGTCTTGTAACCTTTGACTCCTAGTGTGTTcgtatcgacatatggagagaaaattgggaacaaaaaatcaacaggaacatTTCGAGAtaaggagatatcgagatatggagagagaaatcgtatgcagaatgaaggaaccgaaacaatcatcgacatagggagagatatcgagatgtagaacatcgagatgtggagagtcgactgtataagcATGTTGAATGGTACTACAGTCACCTCTCCCTTATTCGATatttgtatctcgatatcgagttatggatcataaatatttcaagatacttatgttatcatcaaaacgtatttatttcaacaaaataaatattGCTTTTTTGCGCTCGAAAGttgttctttgttttttttttatagaaacttTCTTATTTAAAAAGTCTTCATCACGGAAATTTGTCTCAAGCATTTTTTTGCTATCAAGTTTATataatgagaatataaaaatatcaataatggagattttgtatgaaatgaaaACTATTGTTCTTGAATGAGAATCGTGATTAACTAATGAGTATATTCTATTTTCTTATTTAACGAGTAATGTTCCGCCAGTGAAAACATAAATAGTATTAAAACTAGGAGTCCCGCGATCAAAAGTATAACGCGGAGCCCCGGGGTCAAAAACATCTATATGGATTTTCGGCTATATCTCAGTGATGGTTCAACCAATTTTCGAAATTCTTTCACGTATCTTATGTCCATATCCTATCCTCAAGTTTTGTACGAATGGGAGAAACTATTCCTAGGGGTGTTCAAATTTCCACTAGAGCAATTGCAccaatacaatttttttgttaACTGAAACTGCATGAGAATCGTGTCAAATCTTACTGAAAAAGTTACTACTTTAAGTTTAAATATTCGTGAATGATAAGAAGAATAGCTCATGTATTAGAAAACAAACAATTCGAGCATCCCTAACGAGGCAAATTAGGGTAGGTCGCTGATATCgacagctgaacttctagtgcTTTGGATATGTATGATAGAggtttggtatcttcgacaaagtattttggaataagtTGCACTACATTTTGATCCCTTTGGTTTTGATCTAGATTACTTGTTACTGATCTAGATCATATTTtcttttgattacactcaaaattaaaattactgAGAAGAACTAAACAATACCTCTTTTTCTTAACTTTTtgccaaaatgtttttttgacaTTAATTTGGTTGCAATAGTCCAGCAAACATTTCTTAATAAGTAATAGAAATACgaaattacactcaaaattgatCATACCTAAAAACTTCATAAGTTTCTAGTTTTTAATATGCTTCCATATAAATCATACTTGAAAGTAATAACatgtgattctaccccattaccccgaattccaatatcatggggaaatgtcataaACGTCATCATGTGAAGGTTATTGTAAATTCggagtaatggggtagaatcataacatgtagtttttcaacataaaatattttgaataggTTCAGTGAACAGGTTTCAGCAGAAATATAAACTTTGAATTacgctcaaaatttattttattgaaaaacctaCGAAAAACCCTAAGTTTCCATCCTGTTTGCCCGTGAAACAATGttcaaagcaatgacatgtagtttttgtgGCATGAATTCTTTTGTAGAAATCTAGTGTTTGGCCGgaaatagtaatttttggatacactcaaaatttgttttacttacgaaaattacgaaaaaactTATTTGTTTCAACTGTGTACCTTTAAAACAAGTATCAAACCAACGACATGTAGTACAACTAAATTTGAAGCGTTTATTGGATAAAACAATAAGAGAAATCCGAATTCTAACCGATGACATGTATTAGTTTATACAGAAATATAATTGTTTGATTTAAATACGAATTTCTTTCACTTAAAACACTACGAAGCCCTTTTTTGCCTATATCCAAATTGAAAGTGATgacatcttcttcttattctttttcttggcattacgttcaaactgggacagagcttgcttctcagcttagtgttcttatgagcacttccacagctgttaactgatagctttctttgccaaagttgccattttcgcattcgtatatcgtgtggcaggtacgatgatactctatgcccagggaagtcaaggaaattttcaattacgaaaagatcctggaccgaccgggaatcgaacccagacaccttcagcatggctttgctttgtagccgcggactctaaacattcggctaaggaagccccATGCAAACACATTTCTCATCAATTATTCTTTGTTTCTTTCCAGTACTTCAATGAGCCGAACATAAAACCTTGGGTTGAGCCAATGAACAACAACACCAAAGTGATTCCCTGTGAGTCGTTCGAACATCACACTGACTACACCTCTATCATTACTCAGTTCGATCTAGTGTGTTCGAGGTAGGTTCGATGATTAGAAGCATTAaaaaaacgtgatcgatttGACGTAATTATTTCATTACAGGGACATTCTGGTGGCGACAACTCAATTTTTCCATCTTTTCGGTGTTCTACTGGGAGGAATTATAACTACGGAGCTGCTGAAGACGATAAGCCCCAGAAATATCATGTTGTTGGGTAGGTTCACTTTCACACTGTTTGAGATAGCAATCCCGAAAAGTTGATGTATCATCCTCTCACATGGTCCATTTGCGCGTTTACAGGAATGTATGCACAAATCATTAGCGGCTGTTTTACGGGCTTGATCAACGTTTTCGAGCTGCACATGATGTTCCGGTGTTTGAGTGCAATTTGCTGTGGCTTTATGTATACAGCGGGAGGCGTTATAAGTGAGTATGGGCTATAAATAGATATCAGAGTAAATTTTGAATACTTAGGTCATGATTGCTTTCATCGATCAAACATTCGATCGGAGACCATTTCTAGATGATAGTTACGTCACAATTATTCAAGAAAGTAAACTTCCTAGAATTAAGGTCGGATTGAAGTGGATGTTCTTGTGAAGATCACCTTTGATGAGCCTTCTGTAAGGATTGTTGAGCGCTCTGTGGAGTTCCTTACCAAGACCTTCAATATACATGCTTAATCAATGATCAATTGACAGTTTTCAATTATTGCATGGACTCCGAAGAGAAATTCTGCTGAAGTCACAGTTATCCGTGAAGATCCGTGATCGTTTGCGAAAGTCATAGAAGGTTTGGCAAGGTCCACTAAGGTCTATGACGATTCGCTATGGTGTACGAAGGTCCATGAAGTTCTGCGAAGAGCCGTGAAGATTCTTGCTGACTAGTGTGAATGCCTGACCTTTGTGGACCTTATCATCCCTTAACAAAACATTGCCAGGATCTAGGAACATCCGTCAAGTTCTGAatacagagaaacagacgtaacatctagaaaaaaatgcgatcatagtcgcgaaaacatgtacgcccaatgctaaaacctCTGCAGTTGGctgatggaccaacaggtggcggtagtgtgtaaacatcaaacacgaaaaaaaaaaacgacgcgagcgctgcgggtggtcgattgaccacctaccgtatgtttgaatcgatcgttaaaaagttggtgacagcgatgagagtgtgatgTCTGTTTGTCCGTTCTCGGACCTTCCGGGACTTTGAAATCCATGTCTTTCAATGATTGAAGCAACTTTGATAGAAGTGCTTATGCGTTCCTTCCTCAATTGCAGTGAGTGACATCACCGGCGGCAAGTTCAAAACCGCCACCATCTGTCTGTTCGAGCAGTTTTGGTCAATCGGTGTGATAATGCTTCCCGGAGTGGCCAGCTTCTGGAGCAGCTGGTCCCAGCTGTATTTGGCGATCTCTCTGCCCACGTTCGTGCTGATCATCTTGCACAGGTGGGTGGAAGTTGTTGCTAACTTCAGCGAACTCATAGCCATTAAAATCTTCCTTTAAATAAACAACAGGTGGATCCCTGATTCTCCTCGGTGGCTTCTGAAGCGTGGACGAGTGCGTGAGGCCAACACGTATCTGATGGAGGCGGCCAGATGTAATGGGACCGAAAATCGCATCCCCAGCGACTTCGAACACCAGCTGAAGACGTTCTCCGATGCGGCAGTGGTGCAAGCGGATCCCGATCCCTGGTGGAAGATTTGGGAGGAGAAAGCATCCAAGAAGGATCTCATTTGTGTCCATCTGGCTTGGTCCATTTTCATCGTGGTGTACTACGGAATGCTGCTGAATATCCGAGCTTTTGGGCGAGAGCATCTGCAGATCAACACAGTAATTGCAGGTATGGTTCAAAACGTTTTTCGAgtcaaattataaaataatcaatgaaacgCCTCTTCTAAATGTAGGATTATCGGAAATAATTGGAACCTTTATTGGCTTCTATCTGATCATGTTCACGAAGAACAAATGGTTTTGGGCTGGATTGTTCAACATTATTGGTGGCCTAGTGGCCTATGTAGCATGGCTAATACCACCAGAAAGTAAGTCtttcaaaactgttttttcTTCAAAGAGTATATGTACTGACTGCATTCATTTATATTCCCCTCCAGTTACAGGGAACAAAAGAGTTGCTCTTCTAATGCTTACGGCAATGATCTCAAAGATGAGCATTTCTACTTGTTTGTCTATACTGACAACGTGCACTTCGGAACTTGTGAGTGCAAACAAAAAGAATGGAGCCGTCTATTCAACTATAGTGTGGGCGAGGGTGAGTACAAATATCTAGCTCATATCGATTGAAAAGAATTCTCTtcagcttggaattttctccTATTTTCAGTTCTGGCTACTGGGAGCACCATTTGTGGGAGCCACAATCGTGTTCGGACAGTTGGTACCCCAGACGGCGTTTGGATCGCTGACCATCCTCGGGGGCGTAATCGCGGGAAGCATCAATGGAACGCGAACGCACCCGGTGGTAAAGCGAAACTCAGTCTACCCAGAGACAATCTCCACATCGGAAAACTGGATATCGGAGAAACCGATAGGCGTAAACGATTTGAAGCAATAACAATTAAACAATCGAAAatgcttgagatttttttgaagCTTCCGAAATGCCAATTAGATGTCTGCATGATAAAGATATTTTTTCCTATTCTTTGAGCAATACTGCcttgaatcgcaagtcagtcccatctgtaagaagtaggcattgagaaactggggtgtgaagtttccaaaatcgttttccatacgaatattcaaaattttcaagaggattgctgcccatactcgcaatacactcccatcaggaaaatcatcatgtcgagaaaaacgcaaTTGAACATTATTGCAAAGGTTTTCGTAACGCCGCTGCAGGCAGCA
It contains:
- the LOC5577084 gene encoding solute carrier family 22 member 8 produces the protein MADLLSSIMKDFGSWQLRAILLIYLCKIPSSWFMACLIFTAPVPKHGEFFCKPPVPIHANFNTTEWIKVSHPIKEEVHDEEFTIDYCNVFEDAMEHSLQYFNEPNIKPWVEPMNNNTKVIPCESFEHHTDYTSIITQFDLVCSRDILVATTQFFHLFGVLLGGIITTELLKTISPRNIMLLGMYAQIISGCFTGLINVFELHMMFRCLSAICCGFMYTAGGVIMSDITGGKFKTATICLFEQFWSIGVIMLPGVASFWSSWSQLYLAISLPTFVLIILHRWIPDSPRWLLKRGRVREANTYLMEAARCNGTENRIPSDFEHQLKTFSDAAVVQADPDPWWKIWEEKASKKDLICVHLAWSIFIVVYYGMLLNIRAFGREHLQINTVIAGLSEIIGTFIGFYLIMFTKNKWFWAGLFNIIGGLVAYVAWLIPPEITGNKRVALLMLTAMISKMSISTCLSILTTCTSELVSANKKNGAVYSTIVWARFWLLGAPFVGATIVFGQLVPQTAFGSLTILGGVIAGSINGTRTHPVVKRNSVYPETISTSENWISEKPIGVNDLKQ